In a genomic window of Thiolapillus brandeum:
- the nei gene encoding endonuclease VIII has translation MPEGPEIRRARDELAAAVEGQTAHRVEFHLPALKSWNGRFDGALVESVICRGKAMISRFSNGLSIYSHNQLYGRWMMVPPGRLPETRRQLRLAIHCERRWALLYSASDIEVWPSDKLHEHPFLSKLGPDLLAPDTTSGAIFERLESKGFASRSLGGLLTNQSFVAGLGNYLRCEILHWAGLHPKRRPGELTSQALDRLVEGMLQLPRQSYATGGITNDLLRAEKLMQEGAGFEDARFQVFRRAGLPCYRCGETIIHEPQGGQGCYLCPNCQY, from the coding sequence ATGCCCGAAGGGCCGGAGATCCGCCGGGCCAGGGATGAGCTGGCAGCCGCCGTCGAGGGACAAACCGCCCACCGGGTGGAATTCCACCTGCCCGCCCTGAAATCCTGGAACGGCCGGTTCGACGGCGCCTTGGTGGAATCCGTGATCTGCCGGGGCAAGGCCATGATCAGCCGCTTCAGCAACGGCCTCAGCATCTACAGTCACAATCAGCTGTACGGCCGCTGGATGATGGTTCCCCCTGGCCGCTTACCCGAGACCCGGCGGCAACTGCGCCTGGCCATCCATTGTGAACGACGCTGGGCGCTGCTCTATAGCGCTTCGGATATCGAAGTCTGGCCGTCGGACAAGCTCCATGAGCATCCTTTTCTCAGCAAACTGGGGCCGGATCTGCTGGCCCCGGATACTACCTCTGGCGCAATATTTGAACGCCTGGAAAGCAAGGGCTTTGCTTCCCGGAGCCTGGGCGGCCTGCTCACAAACCAGTCATTTGTCGCCGGCCTGGGCAACTATCTGCGCTGTGAAATCCTGCATTGGGCAGGCCTGCATCCCAAACGGCGCCCCGGGGAACTCACCTCTCAGGCCCTCGACAGACTGGTGGAAGGCATGCTGCAGCTGCCCCGTCAGTCCTATGCGACCGGAGGCATCACCAATGACCTGCTGCGGGCCGAAAAACTCATGCAGGAAGGCGCGGGTTTCGAGGATGCCCGTTTCCAGGTGTTTCGCCGGGCCGGACTGCCTTGCTACCGGTGCGGAGAAACCATCATCCACGAACCCCAGGGCGGGCAGGGATGCTACCTCTGTCCGAACTGTCAGTACTGA
- a CDS encoding YceI family protein, whose translation MKKTITAMLFGMAILGAGSVAAVDYEIDTRGMHAFIEFRIKHLGYSWLLGRFDRFKGDFSYDGQHPDRNHVQVEIDIASLDSNHAERDKHLRSARFFDVKKYPKASFMSTAWEEKGEGKAVLKGDLTLRGITKNISIDVSDVGNGRDPWGGYRRGFEGRTVLKLSDWNMKEAKILGPAAEEIHIYLSIEGVRQ comes from the coding sequence ATGAAAAAAACCATCACGGCCATGCTGTTTGGCATGGCAATCCTGGGGGCCGGTTCCGTGGCGGCCGTGGACTACGAAATCGATACCAGGGGCATGCATGCCTTCATCGAATTCAGGATCAAGCATTTGGGTTACAGCTGGCTGCTGGGACGTTTTGACCGTTTCAAGGGGGATTTCAGCTATGACGGGCAGCATCCGGACAGGAACCATGTGCAGGTGGAAATCGATATTGCCAGCCTGGACAGCAATCATGCCGAGCGGGACAAACACTTGCGCAGCGCCCGTTTCTTTGATGTGAAAAAATACCCCAAGGCATCATTCATGAGTACCGCCTGGGAAGAAAAGGGGGAGGGCAAGGCGGTATTGAAAGGCGACCTGACCCTCCGCGGCATTACCAAAAACATCAGTATCGATGTCAGTGATGTGGGCAACGGCCGGGATCCCTGGGGCGGCTACCGGCGTGGCTTTGAAGGGCGCACGGTGCTCAAGTTGTCCGACTGGAACATGAAGGAAGCAAAGATTCTGGGGCCGGCTGCCGAGGAAATCCATATCTACCTGTCCATCGAGGGGGTGCGCCAATGA
- a CDS encoding cytochrome b, translating to MKWKNDNADWGLVSIGLHWIMALLAIGLFVLGKYMITLDYFHPLYQRLPDLHRSLGVMFALLLLWRLIWRWSNPLPVIQARSGERFLALLMHRLFYLVMLAIVASGYLISTADGHPLALYGGIEVPALVSGVANLEDRAGTVHWFLTWLLAAMLALHVAAALKHQIIDRDHTLSRMLGMNPVRREQ from the coding sequence ATGAAGTGGAAGAACGACAACGCCGACTGGGGGCTGGTGAGCATTGGCCTTCACTGGATCATGGCCCTGCTGGCCATCGGCCTGTTTGTCCTGGGCAAGTACATGATTACCCTGGACTATTTCCACCCCCTGTACCAGCGTTTGCCGGATCTGCATCGAAGTCTGGGCGTGATGTTTGCCTTGCTGCTTCTGTGGCGTCTGATATGGCGCTGGAGCAATCCCCTGCCGGTGATCCAGGCCCGGTCCGGAGAGCGTTTTTTGGCCTTGCTCATGCACCGGCTGTTTTATCTGGTGATGTTGGCCATCGTGGCCAGTGGCTATCTGATCAGTACGGCCGATGGTCATCCCCTGGCGCTTTATGGCGGCATCGAGGTTCCTGCCCTGGTGTCCGGAGTGGCTAATCTTGAGGATCGGGCGGGGACCGTGCACTGGTTCCTGACCTGGTTGCTGGCCGCCATGCTGGCGCTGCATGTGGCCGCAGCACTCAAGCATCAAATCATAGACAGGGATCACACCCTAAGCCGTATGTTGGGCATGAATCCCGTAAGGAGAGAGCAATGA
- a CDS encoding methyltransferase family protein → MDTGLWWLAASWLGYFAVHSLLASLKVKYLVATKWPGFMPWYRLFFNTVATVLLVVPLWLTWFLGGETVFAWKGAWWWLGNGLAIAALAGFLYSLRHYDGSEFLGLRQLRDGERRVEDQERFRISPLHRHVRHPWYFLGLILLWTRDMTAPMLLSSVMMTLYFIIGSLLEERKLLAYYGDAYGEYRQRVPGLFPLPWRNLNREQARELERRGNEEP, encoded by the coding sequence ATGGACACCGGACTGTGGTGGCTGGCAGCTTCCTGGCTGGGGTATTTTGCGGTTCATTCGCTGCTGGCTTCCCTGAAGGTCAAGTACCTGGTGGCAACAAAATGGCCGGGCTTCATGCCCTGGTACCGGCTGTTTTTCAATACCGTTGCCACAGTGCTGCTGGTGGTTCCCCTCTGGCTCACCTGGTTTCTGGGGGGAGAGACGGTATTTGCCTGGAAAGGCGCCTGGTGGTGGCTGGGGAATGGACTGGCGATAGCTGCCCTGGCGGGTTTTCTCTACTCTCTGCGCCATTATGATGGTTCAGAATTTCTGGGATTGCGTCAATTGCGCGACGGAGAACGCAGGGTGGAAGATCAGGAGCGTTTTCGCATATCACCCCTGCATCGTCATGTGCGCCACCCCTGGTATTTTCTGGGTCTGATTCTCCTCTGGACCCGGGACATGACCGCGCCCATGCTGCTTTCATCGGTAATGATGACTCTGTATTTCATCATCGGTTCCCTTCTCGAAGAACGTAAGTTGCTGGCTTACTATGGCGATGCCTATGGGGAATACCGGCAGCGGGTGCCGGGCTTGTTTCCCCTCCCCTGGAGAAACCTGAACCGGGAGCAGGCCCGTGAACTGGAAAGAAGGGGAAATGAAGAGCCTTGA
- a CDS encoding transglycosylase SLT domain-containing protein has translation MRWPSWPWLVLVLPALAWAGEGFKHVDHKHWTDKYDPYFRKNSKHYFGPLVDWRWFKAQGIAESGLNPKARSRVGAVGVMQIMPKTFEYIRKKNASLKSLEAPKWNIAAGIYYDRYLYEKWDFLDASAQQRLLFAFGSYNAGFRRVRQAYNKSLKQHEVVNEWEMVEGFVPGATRHYVKRIRKLMSAIL, from the coding sequence ATGCGCTGGCCTTCCTGGCCCTGGCTGGTGTTGGTGCTTCCGGCCCTTGCGTGGGCGGGCGAGGGGTTCAAGCATGTCGATCACAAACATTGGACGGACAAGTACGATCCCTATTTCCGCAAGAACAGCAAACATTATTTCGGTCCCCTGGTGGACTGGCGCTGGTTCAAGGCCCAGGGTATCGCCGAATCGGGGCTGAACCCCAAGGCCCGCAGCAGGGTTGGCGCAGTGGGTGTGATGCAGATAATGCCCAAAACCTTCGAGTATATTCGCAAGAAGAATGCTTCTTTGAAGAGTCTGGAAGCCCCCAAATGGAACATTGCTGCCGGGATCTACTATGACCGGTATCTTTATGAAAAATGGGATTTCCTGGACGCCTCTGCGCAACAGCGGCTGTTGTTCGCCTTTGGCAGTTACAACGCGGGTTTCCGCCGGGTTCGACAGGCTTACAACAAGAGCCTGAAACAGCATGAAGTCGTCAATGAGTGGGAGATGGTCGAAGGGTTCGTGCCAGGTGCGACACGGCACTATGTCAAGCGCATCCGCAAGTTGATGAGCGCCATACTTTGA
- a CDS encoding DUF350 domain-containing protein, with protein sequence MTTSIDPVILNVLYACMGGVLTLSFMWLGCKVFSHIVNFSIPEQLAQGNQAVGLMIMGMFIGIGTAMGLVIGLGLN encoded by the coding sequence ATGACCACGTCCATCGATCCCGTAATACTCAATGTGCTCTATGCCTGCATGGGTGGCGTACTCACTCTGTCATTCATGTGGCTGGGGTGCAAGGTATTCAGCCATATCGTCAATTTCAGTATCCCCGAACAACTGGCGCAGGGCAATCAGGCTGTGGGCCTTATGATCATGGGCATGTTCATTGGCATCGGCACCGCCATGGGCCTGGTCATTGGCCTGGGTCTCAACTGA
- a CDS encoding energy-coupling factor ABC transporter permease, which produces MSGSLFHPYWQVLFAGLFFFALWFALRWANWSRLREKSQQHVFLGAVVFLFFLWNMRVELLPGFYWHLSGMVIVTLMFGWSLALVAGSLALLGIMLAGLNDWSGWFPSVVLCVLIPASITQALLGITRVNAPKHFFVYVLVNAFLAGGLVFVIMASLITGGLVLMDAYPWWDLRHNFLNVSPMMFFPECMLNGWIIAMLVGFKPDWVGSFSDEEYLHGK; this is translated from the coding sequence TTGTCCGGTAGTTTATTCCATCCTTACTGGCAGGTGTTGTTCGCCGGCCTGTTTTTCTTTGCCTTGTGGTTTGCCCTGCGTTGGGCCAACTGGAGCCGCCTCAGGGAAAAGAGCCAGCAACACGTGTTTCTTGGGGCCGTGGTATTTCTGTTCTTCCTTTGGAATATGCGTGTGGAATTGTTGCCGGGATTTTACTGGCATCTTTCCGGCATGGTTATCGTGACCCTGATGTTTGGCTGGTCACTGGCTCTGGTCGCCGGAAGCCTGGCGTTGCTGGGGATCATGCTGGCGGGGCTGAACGACTGGAGCGGCTGGTTTCCTTCGGTTGTTCTGTGTGTGCTCATTCCTGCTTCCATCACCCAGGCGCTTCTGGGCATCACCCGGGTGAATGCCCCCAAGCATTTTTTCGTCTATGTGCTGGTGAATGCCTTTCTTGCCGGGGGGCTGGTGTTCGTCATCATGGCCAGCCTGATCACCGGGGGACTGGTGCTCATGGATGCCTACCCCTGGTGGGATCTGCGGCACAACTTTCTCAATGTCTCGCCCATGATGTTCTTTCCCGAGTGTATGCTCAATGGCTGGATCATTGCCATGTTGGTGGGCTTCAAGCCCGACTGGGTGGGGTCCTTCAGTGATGAGGAATACCTGCACGGGAAATGA
- a CDS encoding NADP(H)-dependent aldo-keto reductase, with translation MEYRLLGNSRIRVSALCLGTMTWGEQNTEAQAHEQLDYALDQGINFLDTAEMYPVPARAQTQGATETIIGNWLKQRNRRDRIILATKVAGPGRDWLTHFRGGNNRLDRANIESAVDESLRRLQTDYIDYYQLHWPDRQTNYFGKRGYPWPEQDDSIPLEETLAVLADLVRAGKVREIGVSNETPWGVMRGLCLSENRRLPRIQGIQNPYSLLNRSFEVGLAEISHREQVGLLAYSPLGFGVLSGKYLDGAHPAGARLTLFPDYNRYSNVQARAATKAYVKLARDYDLDPTQMALAFVTSRPFVTSNIIGATSLKQLRSNIASQEIRLPGELLAAIDRIYQRYTDPAP, from the coding sequence ATGGAATACAGACTTCTTGGAAACAGCCGCATCCGCGTAAGCGCGCTGTGCCTTGGCACCATGACCTGGGGCGAACAGAATACCGAGGCACAGGCCCATGAACAGCTGGACTACGCCCTGGACCAGGGCATCAACTTTCTGGACACTGCCGAAATGTACCCGGTTCCCGCCCGTGCGCAAACCCAGGGTGCCACGGAAACCATCATCGGCAACTGGCTGAAACAGCGCAACCGCCGCGACCGGATCATTCTGGCCACCAAGGTTGCCGGGCCTGGCCGCGACTGGCTGACCCACTTCCGTGGTGGCAACAACCGTCTGGATCGGGCCAATATCGAGAGTGCAGTGGACGAAAGTTTACGCCGCCTGCAAACCGATTACATTGATTATTACCAACTGCACTGGCCGGACCGCCAGACCAACTATTTCGGCAAGCGGGGCTATCCCTGGCCTGAGCAGGACGACAGCATTCCTCTCGAAGAAACCCTGGCGGTGCTCGCAGACCTGGTGCGGGCCGGAAAGGTACGGGAGATCGGCGTTTCCAACGAAACGCCCTGGGGCGTGATGCGCGGTCTGTGCCTGTCAGAAAACCGCAGGCTGCCTCGTATTCAGGGCATACAAAACCCCTACAGCCTGCTCAACCGCAGTTTCGAAGTGGGACTGGCGGAGATTTCCCACCGGGAGCAGGTGGGCCTGCTGGCCTACTCTCCCCTGGGGTTCGGTGTGCTCAGTGGCAAATACCTGGACGGAGCCCATCCGGCTGGCGCCCGCCTGACCCTGTTTCCCGACTACAACCGCTATTCCAATGTTCAGGCCAGGGCCGCCACCAAAGCCTATGTGAAACTGGCCCGGGATTATGACCTGGATCCGACCCAAATGGCTCTGGCCTTTGTCACCAGCCGCCCTTTTGTCACCAGTAACATCATTGGCGCCACCAGCCTGAAACAGCTGCGCAGCAATATCGCCAGCCAGGAGATACGCCTGCCAGGGGAATTGCTGGCCGCTATCGACAGGATATAC